A window of Balearica regulorum gibbericeps isolate bBalReg1 chromosome Z, bBalReg1.pri, whole genome shotgun sequence contains these coding sequences:
- the GRHPR gene encoding glyoxylate reductase/hydroxypyruvate reductase gives MAVFVTRRIPAEGLRVLSQAGGCRVQQWDSEEPVPRAELLAGVAGKRGLLCLLSDRIDREVLEAAGPGLKVISTMSVGFDHLALDEIKKRGIRVGYTPDVLTDATAELSVALLLAACRRLPEAVEQVKNGGWTTWKPLWMCGYGLSDSTVGIIGLGRIGQAVARRLKPFGVKKFLYTGSCPKPESAAEFEAEFVPLTRLAEESDFVVVTCALTPATQGMCNKDFFSRMKTTSVFVNTSRGAVVNQEDLYDALAHGQIAAAGLDVTTPEPLPTDHPLLSLKNCVILPHVGSATYATRNTMAVLAADNLLAGLRGEPMPHELLL, from the exons ATGGCGGTGTTCGTGACGCGGCGGATCCCGGCCGAGGGGCTGCGGGTCCTGTCGCAGGCCGGCGG GTGCCGCGTCCAGCAGTGGGACTCGGAGGAGCCGGTGCCGCGGGCCGAGCTGCTGGCGGGCGTGGCGGGGAAGCGCgggctgctctgcctcctctccgACCGCATCGACCGCGAGGTGCTGGAGGCCGCCG GGCCCGGCCTGAAAGTCATCAGCACGATGTCCGTGGGGTTTGACCATCTCGCCCTAGATGAAATTAAGAAGCG agggatccGTGTGGGGTACACCCCCGACGTCCTGACCGACGCCACCGCAGAACTCTCTGTAGCTTTGCTTCTGGCTGCGTGCCGCCGGCTGCCGGAGGCAGTGGAGCAGGTGAAGAA TGGTGGCTGGACAACATGGAAGCCCTTGTGGATGTGTGGCTATGGTCTGTCTGATAGTACAGTGGGCATCATAGGTCTGGGGAGAATAG GACAGGCGGTTGCCCGCCGCCTAAAGCCATTTGGGGTCAAGAAGTTTTTGTACACTGGCAGTTGCCCGAAACCAGAGAGTGCTGCAGAGTTTGAAGCCGAGTTCG TCCCACTCACGAGGCTGGCCGAAGAGTCAGACTTCGTTGTGGTGACATGTGCTCTGACTCCGGCCACGCAGGGAATGTGCAACAAAGACTTCTTCAGCAGAATGAAGACAACGTCTGTGTTCGTCAACACAAGCAG GGGTGCTGTGGTGAACCAGGAGGACCTGTATGACGCGCTGGCCCATGGCCAGATCGCAGCGGCGGGCCTGGACGTCACAACACCAGAGCCGCTGCCCACTGACCACCCCCTGCTCTCCCTCAAGAACTGTG TGATTCTGCCGCACGTCGGGAGTGCCACATACGCCACGAGGAACACCATGGCAGTGCTGGCGGCTGACAACCTGCTGGCTGGGCTGCGAGGGGAGCCCATGCCCCACGAGTTGCTGCTGTGA